One Campylobacter sp. RM16192 genomic region harbors:
- the nrfH gene encoding cytochrome c nitrite reductase small subunit, protein MKVIEKAKKQPYFLATLILVISIGVVLGHGLYTFVYAKGFSYMSDDPSACKNCHVMNQVFESWERGGHQHVATCNDCHVPHDFIGKWMMKAESGFGHSYAFTAKDNPVPFSANAKSKKVIQNNCIECHGEYAATSVNAKAHGGDPNIQNESLSCVSCHRQVGHAHNY, encoded by the coding sequence TTGAAAGTCATAGAAAAAGCTAAAAAGCAACCCTATTTCTTGGCTACATTAATCCTTGTGATTAGCATAGGTGTTGTTTTGGGGCATGGACTTTATACCTTCGTATATGCAAAAGGTTTTTCATATATGAGTGATGATCCATCAGCTTGTAAAAACTGCCATGTTATGAATCAGGTCTTTGAAAGCTGGGAAAGAGGCGGACATCAACACGTTGCAACCTGTAATGACTGTCATGTCCCTCATGACTTCATAGGCAAGTGGATGATGAAAGCTGAGAGTGGTTTTGGTCACAGCTATGCTTTTACTGCTAAAGACAACCCTGTGCCTTTTAGCGCTAATGCAAAGAGCAAAAAGGTAATTCAAAACAACTGTATAGAGTGCCACGGAGAATATGCTGCGACTTCGGTTAATGCCAAAGCTCACGGTGGAGATCCAAATATACAAAACGAATCTTTAAGTTGTGTCTCTTGTCATAGGCAAGTCGGTCACGCTCATAACTATTAA
- the galE gene encoding UDP-glucose 4-epimerase GalE: MNILITGGAGYIGSHVLKSFIKEGGHKITVIDNLSKGSIVAINTLRNIYEFEFININLEDDLTQIFANGKFDAIIHFAAFIEVFESTQDPLKYYLNNTANVAKILTYCKKFNVNKFIFSSTAAVYGEADTPEVSELSPTNPINPYGYSKLMSEQIIKDYAAANKSFKFAILRYFNVAGADEDGIIGQNYPNATHLIKVATQTALGKLENMKIFGNDYATKDGTCVRDYIHVNDLADAHLAALKYIDSNSSEIFNVGYGYGFSVKSVIETTKRVSGVDFKVINSSKRDGDPAILISNANKLRKLTGWTPKRDSLEFIIKTALEWEKRA, translated from the coding sequence ATGAATATTTTGATAACCGGAGGAGCGGGCTATATAGGCTCTCATGTTCTAAAATCATTTATTAAAGAGGGCGGCCATAAAATAACTGTCATAGACAATCTTTCAAAGGGCTCGATAGTCGCCATAAATACTCTTAGAAATATATATGAATTTGAGTTTATAAATATAAATTTAGAAGATGATCTGACGCAAATTTTTGCTAACGGCAAATTTGATGCGATTATACATTTTGCTGCTTTTATAGAGGTCTTTGAAAGCACGCAAGATCCGCTTAAATACTATCTAAACAACACTGCAAATGTGGCTAAAATTTTAACTTACTGCAAGAAATTTAATGTAAATAAATTTATATTTTCTTCGACTGCTGCGGTTTACGGTGAGGCCGATACTCCTGAAGTTAGCGAATTAAGTCCCACAAATCCTATAAATCCATATGGGTATTCTAAATTAATGAGCGAGCAGATTATAAAAGATTACGCGGCAGCAAACAAGAGCTTTAAATTTGCTATTTTGCGCTATTTTAATGTGGCTGGAGCCGATGAGGACGGGATAATAGGACAAAATTATCCAAACGCAACTCATCTAATCAAAGTAGCTACGCAAACAGCTCTTGGAAAGCTTGAAAATATGAAAATCTTTGGAAACGATTATGCTACAAAAGATGGTACTTGCGTGAGAGATTATATACACGTAAATGATCTTGCAGACGCTCATCTTGCCGCACTTAAATATATAGATAGCAATAGTAGTGAGATTTTTAATGTAGGATATGGATACGGGTTTAGTGTAAAAAGCGTTATAGAGACCACAAAGAGAGTGAGCGGAGTAGATTTTAAAGTTATAAATTCATCCAAGAGAGATGGCGATCCTGCGATATTAATATCAAACGCAAATAAGCTTAGAAAGCTAACTGGCTGGACTCCTAAGAGGGATAGCTTGGAATTTATAATAAAAACGGCTCTTGAGTGGGAGAAAAGAGCGTAA
- a CDS encoding UDP-glucose dehydrogenase family protein produces MKIAVIGTGYVGLVSGACLAKIGNSVICVDVNKEKINDLKQGIVPIYEPGLTEMVAECFTNETLKFSTDIKEALNHANVLFIAVGTPMGANGQADLKYVLQVAKSIGENMIKPLIVVDKSTVPVGTAEKVQNIISDELGKRNLDIKFEVVSNPEFLKEGAAIEDFLKPDRVVVGSNGGWAEEIMREIYAPFMKNHDRFIAMDVKSAEMTKYAANAMLATKISFINEIANICERVGADVNLVRKGIGSDSRIGYSFIYAGCGYGGSCFPKDVEALIYTAKQNDFEPKLLNAVEERNKAQKRVLFDKIFKYFNGNLKDKKIAIWGLAFKPNTDDMREASSLTLINLLENAGANIVAYDPKAVNEAKKYLTHSKIKYTKSKYDALDDADALVLVTEWSEFRSPDFDGMKKRLKNPLIFDGRNQYNSKSLKDLGFTYFQIGVRV; encoded by the coding sequence TTGAAAATAGCTGTTATAGGCACTGGATACGTGGGTCTTGTAAGCGGTGCGTGTCTTGCCAAAATAGGAAATAGTGTAATTTGTGTAGATGTGAATAAAGAAAAGATTAATGACTTAAAGCAAGGGATAGTGCCTATATATGAGCCGGGGCTTACCGAGATGGTCGCCGAGTGCTTTACTAACGAAACTCTTAAATTTAGCACCGATATAAAAGAGGCTTTAAATCATGCAAATGTACTGTTTATAGCGGTTGGAACACCAATGGGGGCTAACGGACAGGCTGATTTAAAATATGTATTGCAGGTTGCAAAGAGCATAGGCGAAAATATGATAAAGCCATTAATCGTGGTGGATAAATCAACCGTTCCTGTGGGTACCGCTGAAAAGGTGCAAAATATAATATCTGATGAGCTAGGAAAGAGAAATTTGGATATAAAATTTGAGGTTGTAAGTAATCCCGAGTTTTTAAAAGAGGGTGCTGCGATTGAGGATTTTTTAAAGCCTGATCGTGTAGTAGTAGGCTCAAACGGAGGCTGGGCAGAAGAGATTATGCGCGAAATTTACGCTCCTTTTATGAAAAATCACGATAGATTTATAGCAATGGACGTAAAATCTGCCGAGATGACTAAATATGCTGCAAATGCGATGCTAGCTACTAAAATAAGCTTTATTAATGAGATAGCAAATATATGCGAAAGAGTCGGAGCGGACGTAAATTTGGTGCGCAAAGGCATAGGAAGCGACTCTAGGATAGGATATAGCTTCATCTATGCAGGATGTGGATATGGAGGTAGTTGCTTTCCTAAAGATGTCGAGGCTTTAATCTATACTGCTAAGCAAAATGATTTCGAGCCTAAGCTTTTAAATGCGGTTGAGGAGAGAAACAAGGCTCAAAAGCGAGTTCTTTTCGATAAAATTTTTAAGTATTTTAACGGAAATTTAAAAGATAAAAAGATTGCCATTTGGGGGCTTGCCTTTAAGCCAAATACAGATGATATGAGAGAGGCTAGCTCGCTAACTCTTATAAATTTACTTGAAAATGCAGGTGCAAATATTGTGGCTTACGATCCAAAGGCAGTAAATGAGGCCAAAAAATATCTAACACATTCTAAAATAAAATATACAAAGAGTAAGTATGACGCTCTAGACGATGCTGATGCCTTGGTTCTTGTGACTGAGTGGAGCGAATTTAGATCGCCAGATTTTGATGGGATGAAAAAAAGGCTTAAAAACCCGCTTATTTTTGACGGTCGCAATCAATACAATTCAAAAAGTTTAAAAGATCTTGGATTTACTTATTTTCAAATCGGTGTTAGAGTTTAA
- the tviB gene encoding Vi polysaccharide biosynthesis UDP-N-acetylglucosamine C-6 dehydrogenase TviB, which yields MKIAVIGLGYVGLPLAAAFSKKYEVVGFDVNNTRIEELKSGFDRTLELNSEQMNEAIKNSMKFSTNLEDIKDCSFFIVTVPTPIDKNKRPDLTPVIKASESVAKVLKKGDIVVYESTVYPGVTEEVCVPILERVSQMKFNQDFYCGYSPERINPGDKEHTVTKIKKITSGSTPQIADKVDEVYRSIITAGTHKAPSIKVAEAAKVIENTQRDINIAFINELAMIFERMNIDTSAVLEAAGTKWNFLNFRPGLVGGHCIGVDPYYLTHKAQELGFHPEMILAGRRINDNMGKYAASQVIKLMIKKGVTISSAKVLVLGLTFKENCPDIRNSRVIDVIDELKDFGCTVDVYDPWVDEAEVKREYGITPLKNYDENDYNCVIIAVAHDKFKGLKFKNVLVYDIKNIYPDADARL from the coding sequence ATGAAAATAGCAGTTATAGGACTTGGTTATGTGGGTCTGCCTTTGGCGGCGGCTTTTAGTAAGAAGTATGAAGTGGTCGGATTTGACGTAAATAATACCCGTATAGAGGAGCTTAAAAGTGGATTTGACCGCACTCTTGAGTTAAATAGCGAGCAGATGAACGAAGCGATAAAAAATTCAATGAAATTTAGCACAAATTTAGAGGATATCAAAGATTGCAGTTTCTTTATCGTTACAGTTCCAACTCCGATAGATAAAAATAAAAGACCGGATCTAACCCCTGTGATAAAAGCTAGTGAAAGTGTCGCAAAGGTGCTAAAAAAAGGCGATATAGTAGTATATGAAAGCACCGTTTATCCTGGAGTTACCGAAGAGGTTTGCGTGCCGATACTTGAAAGGGTAAGCCAAATGAAATTTAATCAAGATTTTTACTGCGGATATTCACCTGAACGTATAAATCCGGGAGATAAAGAGCACACCGTAACAAAAATCAAAAAGATTACCTCCGGCTCCACTCCGCAAATCGCAGATAAAGTGGATGAGGTTTACCGCTCAATAATTACGGCAGGCACTCATAAGGCGCCAAGTATAAAAGTGGCGGAAGCTGCAAAGGTCATAGAAAATACTCAGCGTGATATCAATATCGCCTTCATAAACGAGCTTGCGATGATATTTGAGCGCATGAATATAGATACATCGGCTGTTTTAGAGGCTGCTGGCACTAAGTGGAATTTTTTAAATTTCCGCCCAGGGCTAGTCGGAGGTCATTGTATAGGAGTAGATCCATATTATCTTACACATAAGGCTCAAGAGCTTGGTTTTCATCCGGAGATGATTTTGGCTGGTCGTAGGATAAATGATAATATGGGAAAATACGCGGCATCTCAGGTGATAAAACTGATGATCAAAAAAGGCGTAACAATAAGCAGTGCAAAGGTGCTTGTTTTAGGGCTTACATTTAAGGAAAACTGCCCTGACATTAGGAATTCTCGTGTTATAGATGTGATAGATGAGCTTAAGGATTTTGGCTGCACAGTTGATGTATACGATCCTTGGGTGGATGAGGCGGAAGTAAAGAGGGAGTATGGCATAACTCCGTTAAAAAATTATGACGAAAATGATTATAACTGTGTGATTATCGCTGTTGCGCATGATAAATTTAAGGGGCTAAAATTTAAAAACGTCCTAGTTTACGATATCAAAAATATCTATCCGGACGCCGATGCGAGACTATAG
- a CDS encoding MATE family efflux transporter yields MLINLISSIVVFIISLGINFFLTPYILKSLGNEAYGFVALSNAVVSYASVVTVAINSVSGRFVACEWHRGDIAKANIYYSSVLSVNIFFSILIVLFSAIFIMNLSSVLNVPENLENDVKLTFVFYFINFCVGLFNGVIAVSAFVKNKLYLLSIRNAISSAILAILIVFFFYFFKPMISYIAISALVASIFVFLSTIFISARITPELKFDISKFDFNKIKELLSSGVWNSFNALNRVLMTGMDLFICNIFINANVTGLLAVSKAAPIILESFVAQLSGVFAPKFVELYSKSNLLALINETKFSMRVIAFVMSVPAAIFVVFGREFYTLWLPFKSSEEIALIYNLSMITLVPIIFISYAFALFNLDSATNKLRRPAIANTILGVSTIIAQILILKFSDYGVYGVAIIGAVFYSVRILFFDLINAALNLELKVTTFYGVYLKNLGIFIVLSTAIFIFSSFIDIKNWTQFILYSVIFLIFGYVVILFLIFNRFEQKIVINKIVFKIKRLLNAGK; encoded by the coding sequence GTGCTTATCAATCTGATTAGCTCAATTGTAGTTTTTATAATATCCTTGGGGATAAATTTCTTTTTAACCCCCTATATCTTAAAGAGCCTTGGCAACGAGGCTTATGGCTTTGTCGCTCTTTCTAACGCTGTAGTTTCATACGCTTCTGTTGTTACTGTGGCTATAAATTCGGTTAGTGGTCGCTTTGTCGCTTGCGAGTGGCATAGAGGCGATATTGCCAAGGCTAATATCTACTACTCTTCGGTTTTAAGCGTAAATATATTTTTTTCTATCCTGATAGTGCTGTTTTCGGCGATTTTTATAATGAATTTAAGTAGTGTTTTAAACGTGCCTGAAAATTTAGAGAATGATGTTAAATTAACCTTTGTTTTTTACTTTATAAATTTCTGCGTAGGACTATTTAACGGGGTTATTGCCGTATCTGCATTTGTTAAAAATAAACTTTATCTACTCTCTATTAGAAATGCGATTTCAAGTGCAATTTTGGCTATTTTGATAGTTTTTTTCTTCTATTTTTTTAAGCCGATGATCTCATATATCGCTATTTCCGCACTTGTGGCCTCTATTTTTGTATTTTTAAGCACTATTTTTATATCCGCTCGCATCACTCCGGAGCTAAAATTTGATATATCTAAATTTGATTTTAACAAGATAAAAGAGCTTTTAAGCTCTGGCGTTTGGAATAGTTTTAATGCTTTAAATCGCGTGTTGATGACTGGAATGGATCTATTTATCTGTAATATCTTTATAAATGCCAACGTAACCGGACTTCTTGCCGTATCAAAGGCGGCTCCTATTATTTTAGAGAGTTTTGTGGCTCAGCTTAGCGGGGTTTTTGCGCCTAAATTTGTAGAGCTTTATTCAAAAAGTAATCTTTTAGCTTTGATTAACGAGACTAAATTTTCAATGCGAGTTATTGCCTTTGTAATGAGTGTTCCGGCAGCTATTTTTGTGGTATTTGGACGAGAGTTTTACACCCTTTGGCTGCCGTTTAAGAGTAGCGAGGAGATAGCTTTAATATATAATCTTTCGATGATAACGCTTGTTCCGATTATCTTTATAAGCTATGCCTTTGCGCTTTTTAACCTTGATAGCGCGACCAATAAGCTTCGTAGGCCGGCTATCGCAAATACTATTTTGGGTGTTAGCACCATTATCGCTCAAATTTTGATCTTAAAATTTAGCGATTACGGAGTATATGGGGTGGCTATTATAGGAGCTGTTTTTTATAGCGTTCGCATACTATTTTTTGACCTTATAAATGCGGCTTTAAATTTAGAGCTAAAAGTAACGACATTTTATGGAGTATATCTTAAGAATTTAGGTATTTTTATAGTTTTATCTACGGCCATTTTTATATTTAGCAGCTTTATTGATATTAAAAATTGGACACAATTTATTCTGTATTCTGTTATATTTTTGATTTTTGGATATGTTGTTATCTTGTTTTTGATATTTAATAGGTTTGAACAAAAAATTGTTATAAATAAGATTGTTTTTAAAATTAAAAGGCTTTTGAATGCAGGAAAATAG
- a CDS encoding glycosyltransferase family 25 protein: MQENSLFLISLKKDDARRETLKNRFASYDKFNIIDAIDGRVMSAKEYFGYALRSFKAYNRLLSPGEIGCSLSHMSAYEEFLNSGAKFALIFEDDVIGDDEGIKNAFELADKIDKNSILICGCQDGLEGRFSAFGKRLEDDFYLVSKHSYVSIYRAAAYIVTRDSAKALLETHKRAICTADLWSYLLTSNKLNMYFSDIFAHPIDLSDSNINAERDERGYAKINLKALFKSFKYILATRYEAKFKGYERIFKEKT; the protein is encoded by the coding sequence ATGCAGGAAAATAGCCTATTTTTAATCTCTCTTAAAAAGGACGATGCTAGACGAGAGACTCTTAAAAATCGCTTTGCAAGTTATGATAAATTTAATATTATCGATGCGATTGACGGCAGGGTTATGAGTGCCAAGGAGTATTTTGGATACGCGCTTAGGAGCTTTAAGGCATACAATAGACTTTTAAGTCCCGGCGAGATTGGTTGTAGTCTCTCTCATATGAGTGCTTATGAGGAGTTTTTAAATAGTGGTGCTAAATTCGCACTAATATTTGAAGATGATGTTATAGGGGATGATGAGGGTATAAAAAACGCATTTGAACTAGCGGATAAAATAGATAAAAACTCAATTTTGATTTGCGGCTGCCAAGATGGACTTGAGGGTAGATTTTCGGCTTTTGGAAAGAGGCTAGAAGATGATTTTTATCTGGTTTCAAAGCACTCTTATGTGAGTATTTATAGGGCGGCTGCATATATAGTGACAAGAGATAGTGCTAAAGCCTTGCTTGAAACGCACAAAAGAGCAATTTGCACAGCCGATTTATGGAGTTATCTATTGACATCAAATAAGCTTAATATGTATTTTAGCGATATTTTTGCTCATCCTATTGATCTAAGCGATTCAAATATCAATGCAGAGCGTGATGAACGCGGGTATGCCAAGATAAATTTAAAAGCCTTGTTTAAATCGTTTAAATATATCTTAGCGACTAGATATGAGGCTAAATTTAAGGGCTATGAGAGAATTTTTAAGGAAAAGACGTGA
- a CDS encoding glycosyltransferase family 2 protein yields the protein MNINEPLISVIIPTFNRINLLKKALNSALNQTYKNLEIIITDDKSSDGTSEFCQNLKDPRVKYVVNETHEKGPNGNKNNGFDNCNGEFICLLDDDDELYLTAISECFDFIKQGYNAVFADCICELNEKISGKISGRNPYEKSCEMSKIDYHCGRISGEYFKLFSRKFIENFRLDEKSFGGENELYIRFFEDLVYYHKKPLYIYRIARSDSATVNAAKYASKVANAYLKTANLCHEIASVMAPEFLALQYKNAAYYAKIAGNYALMYECLFKSLRIKFNKEAFIFLLLSPLPSSFLQSLSKLRVKIKEKFGI from the coding sequence GTGAATATAAATGAGCCTTTAATAAGTGTCATAATCCCTACGTTTAACCGTATCAATCTATTAAAAAAGGCTTTAAATTCAGCTCTTAATCAAACTTATAAAAATTTAGAGATCATAATAACCGATGATAAGAGCAGTGATGGCACGAGTGAGTTTTGTCAAAATTTAAAAGATCCTAGAGTGAAATATGTGGTAAACGAAACTCACGAAAAGGGTCCAAACGGAAATAAAAATAACGGCTTTGATAATTGCAATGGAGAGTTTATCTGCCTGCTTGACGATGATGATGAGCTGTATTTAACAGCTATTAGCGAGTGTTTTGACTTTATAAAACAAGGATATAATGCTGTGTTTGCAGACTGTATTTGTGAGCTAAATGAAAAAATAAGCGGGAAAATTTCAGGCAGAAATCCATATGAAAAAAGCTGCGAGATGAGCAAGATAGACTATCATTGCGGCAGGATAAGCGGAGAGTATTTTAAGCTTTTTTCTCGTAAATTTATAGAGAATTTTCGATTGGACGAGAAGAGTTTTGGGGGAGAAAATGAGCTATATATTAGATTTTTTGAAGATTTAGTCTATTATCACAAAAAACCTCTTTACATATATAGGATAGCTCGCTCTGACAGCGCTACAGTAAATGCCGCTAAATATGCTAGCAAGGTTGCTAATGCCTATTTAAAAACAGCAAATTTATGCCACGAAATAGCAAGCGTAATGGCGCCTGAATTTTTAGCGCTTCAATATAAAAATGCCGCATATTATGCAAAGATAGCAGGAAATTATGCGCTTATGTATGAGTGTTTGTTTAAGAGCTTGAGAATAAAATTTAATAAAGAAGCTTTTATATTTTTGCTGCTTAGTCCTCTTCCAAGCTCGTTTTTACAAAGTCTGTCTAAGCTTAGAGTAAAGATAAAAGAGAAGTTTGGGATATGA
- a CDS encoding glycosyltransferase, whose translation MKILFVISTLRCGGAERVCSIIASKFSQYNEVVLAKFDSGEPFYELDSKVKLANLNQGVGDFGFLGNLKKRFSKFASLRKMLKDDKFDAVISFLDSTNILVLMSSAGLKTPVIISEHTSFNAPKKPIIKALKYIFYPFADALSVLTKEDKGYYSKFCKNVEVIYNPGFGNNDDELSCLKENLVIFVGRLNMLKNCAMFVRVAANLKDFGYKFIVAGDGEQREKLQLLSNELGAQVEFLGNVADVEKLYKRAKILISTSIVEGLGNTLIEAIGYDCARVATKTSGAKELITHGFDGFLCEINDDKIMSEMVLNLIQDETRRDELCKNARAGLWEFSVDNIYEKWLNMIKEAV comes from the coding sequence ATGAAAATCTTATTTGTAATCTCAACTCTAAGATGTGGCGGAGCCGAGAGAGTATGCTCAATAATCGCTTCTAAATTTAGCCAATATAATGAGGTTGTGCTGGCTAAATTTGATAGCGGTGAGCCGTTTTACGAGCTTGATAGCAAAGTAAAGCTTGCAAATTTAAATCAAGGCGTAGGAGATTTTGGATTTTTAGGGAATTTAAAGAAGCGTTTTAGCAAATTTGCCTCTTTAAGAAAGATGCTAAAAGATGATAAATTTGATGCTGTTATATCCTTTTTGGATAGTACTAATATTTTGGTTTTAATGAGTAGTGCGGGTTTAAAAACTCCTGTTATAATCAGCGAGCATACCAGCTTTAATGCCCCAAAAAAACCGATTATTAAAGCTTTAAAATATATCTTTTATCCTTTTGCAGATGCGCTTAGTGTACTGACAAAAGAGGATAAAGGATATTATTCTAAATTTTGTAAAAATGTAGAAGTTATATATAATCCTGGTTTTGGTAACAATGATGATGAACTAAGCTGTTTAAAAGAAAATTTAGTGATTTTTGTCGGACGCTTAAATATGCTAAAAAACTGTGCGATGTTTGTAAGAGTGGCTGCAAATTTAAAGGACTTTGGCTATAAATTTATAGTTGCAGGAGATGGCGAGCAGAGAGAAAAACTGCAGCTACTTTCTAATGAGCTTGGAGCGCAAGTCGAGTTTTTAGGCAATGTGGCAGATGTTGAGAAACTTTATAAAAGGGCTAAAATTTTAATCTCAACCTCTATTGTTGAAGGGCTTGGAAATACGCTAATAGAGGCGATTGGCTATGATTGTGCAAGGGTTGCTACTAAGACAAGCGGTGCAAAAGAGCTTATAACGCATGGATTTGACGGGTTTTTATGCGAAATAAACGATGATAAGATAATGAGTGAGATGGTTTTAAATTTGATCCAAGATGAGACGAGAAGAGATGAGCTTTGCAAAAACGCAAGAGCCGGGCTTTGGGAGTTCAGCGTGGATAATATATATGAAAAATGGCTTAATATGATTAAAGAGGCGGTGTGA
- a CDS encoding glycosyltransferase, giving the protein MRILFVIAALRNGGAERVLSAVSSGFAKQNEVHIAVLEEDLGYYKFPPEVIFHHLKIYGRSRVLNKFRKISALRSCFKKIAPDVIISFIDWTNVACVVANFGLGFKHIASEHHENGHLKALKFRFIRDFAYRNVDGLSVLTQNDIDYYKFVKNRVILHNPFFLKDSKGLAKENIILSVGRLEFVKGYDLYLKALAKIDKEILEGWEIKIAGEGSAGAELKNLADELGLNIKFLGHIEEIEPYYERSKIFVSSSRSEGLSNVLIEAANFNCARLSSDTVGGKELINDEVSGLLFKCENKEEMAKKLTRLIKDENLRQTLVENARKDLDKFRIDNVMQKWQNFVEEVVVK; this is encoded by the coding sequence TTGAGAATTTTGTTTGTTATAGCGGCACTTAGAAATGGTGGTGCAGAGCGTGTGCTAAGCGCTGTTTCTAGCGGGTTTGCAAAGCAAAATGAGGTGCATATAGCAGTCCTTGAGGAAGATTTAGGGTATTATAAATTTCCTCCCGAGGTTATCTTTCACCATCTTAAAATTTACGGCAGAAGTAGGGTGCTAAATAAATTTAGAAAGATTTCAGCTCTTAGAAGCTGCTTTAAAAAGATTGCGCCAGATGTCATAATAAGCTTTATAGATTGGACTAACGTAGCTTGTGTGGTGGCAAATTTTGGACTCGGATTTAAACATATAGCCAGCGAACACCATGAAAACGGGCATCTTAAGGCATTGAAATTTAGATTTATCAGAGATTTCGCATATAGAAATGTGGATGGACTTAGCGTGCTAACTCAAAATGACATCGACTACTATAAATTCGTAAAAAATAGGGTCATACTGCATAATCCATTTTTTTTAAAGGACTCCAAGGGGCTTGCAAAGGAAAATATCATATTAAGTGTGGGCAGGCTTGAATTTGTAAAAGGCTATGATCTATATCTAAAGGCTCTAGCAAAGATAGATAAAGAGATTTTAGAGGGTTGGGAGATAAAGATAGCAGGAGAGGGCTCTGCTGGAGCTGAGCTAAAAAATTTAGCCGATGAGCTTGGGCTGAATATCAAATTTTTAGGACATATCGAGGAGATAGAGCCATACTATGAGCGCTCTAAAATATTTGTATCATCTTCTCGTAGTGAAGGGCTTTCAAATGTATTGATAGAGGCTGCAAATTTTAACTGTGCAAGGCTTTCTAGCGATACGGTTGGCGGAAAAGAGCTTATAAATGATGAGGTAAGCGGGCTTTTGTTTAAGTGTGAAAACAAAGAGGAGATGGCTAAGAAGCTAACAAGACTTATAAAAGATGAAAATTTACGCCAAACCCTTGTAGAAAACGCAAGAAAAGATTTAGATAAATTTAGGATAGATAATGTCATGCAAAAGTGGCAAAATTTTGTGGAAGAAGTAGTGGTCAAGTGA
- the pglJ gene encoding N-acetylgalactosamine-N,N'-diacetylbacillosaminyl-diphospho-undecaprenol 4-alpha-N-acetylgalactosaminyltransferase: MIKLAVFLYSMGPGGAERVVSNLLTGLAKEYEVHLILMSDVISYEIPPQVKIHLIENSNPYESGIKKIFRLFFTLPKLALKYKKLCESLSIDRHFVLMNRPCYIALMARIFGLKRRMVISERSCPSIIYGKKISGRANKFLIKLLYNRADLILANANGNARDLVENFGCDEKKVRVLYNAVDLKSIKELENEPFSEDFKPFFINIGRLDSGKNQAMLIKIISNLDDPRATLAILGKGNLDKELQNLIDELKLNDRVRLLGAQKNPFKFIKNASCLVCASRFEGFSNVLLEGLVCEKFIISTDHQSGARELLGDDEFGVLVGVDDEKSMQEAMQKALDDEKLREKYEKKAYNRIKNFDKTEITRQLIEYLEGRDDK, encoded by the coding sequence GTGATAAAACTAGCCGTATTCCTATACTCTATGGGGCCAGGAGGCGCTGAGAGAGTAGTATCAAATTTGCTTACCGGACTTGCCAAAGAGTATGAAGTGCATCTGATTCTTATGAGCGATGTCATATCTTATGAAATTCCTCCTCAAGTAAAAATTCACCTCATAGAGAACTCAAATCCCTATGAAAGCGGTATAAAAAAGATATTTAGACTATTTTTTACTCTACCTAAACTGGCTTTAAAATATAAAAAATTGTGCGAGAGTTTAAGTATAGATAGGCACTTTGTGTTGATGAACCGCCCTTGCTATATCGCTTTAATGGCTAGAATTTTTGGCTTAAAGAGGAGAATGGTCATAAGCGAGAGAAGCTGTCCCTCTATAATATACGGCAAAAAAATCAGCGGGAGAGCAAATAAATTTCTTATCAAGCTTCTTTACAATAGAGCCGATTTAATCTTAGCCAATGCGAATGGGAATGCTAGGGATTTGGTTGAGAATTTTGGCTGTGATGAAAAAAAGGTAAGAGTGCTATATAACGCTGTTGATTTAAAAAGCATAAAAGAGCTTGAAAATGAGCCTTTTAGCGAGGATTTTAAACCGTTTTTTATAAATATCGGAAGGCTTGATAGTGGAAAAAATCAAGCTATGTTGATTAAAATAATCTCAAATTTAGATGATCCTCGCGCCACTCTTGCAATTTTAGGCAAGGGAAATTTAGATAAAGAGCTTCAAAATCTTATCGATGAACTTAAACTAAATGATAGAGTTAGACTTTTGGGAGCTCAGAAAAATCCGTTTAAATTTATTAAAAATGCCTCTTGTTTGGTTTGCGCTTCACGCTTTGAAGGGTTTTCAAATGTGCTTTTAGAGGGCTTGGTGTGCGAGAAATTTATAATCTCAACAGATCATCAAAGCGGAGCAAGAGAGCTTTTGGGTGATGATGAATTTGGTGTTTTAGTAGGCGTTGATGATGAAAAAAGTATGCAAGAGGCGATGCAAAAAGCACTTGATGATGAAAAACTTAGAGAAAAATATGAAAAAAAAGCGTATAATCGCATTAAAAATTTTGATAAAACAGAGATAACAAGGCAGCTTATTGAATATTTGGAAGGAAGAGATGATAAGTGA